A genomic segment from Corylus avellana chromosome ca5, CavTom2PMs-1.0 encodes:
- the LOC132180389 gene encoding uncharacterized protein LOC132180389 isoform X1 → MVTQYGIKLGVHLMTNQFGNIVAKVCESLLRRGPLTLQLIVRFTELTPQQVKSSLLILIQHNCVQAFSLEQQDGLEDGPKANTQYLALFNNILHRMRFSKFLKIVSSEFDECKELLEGLLQHGRLTLKQMVEREREKSSKKDGNCEDIVQENLLKLLAARYVERCPIHEPVLATPVKDETTAKRRGAKSSKRNEESETIEQRVLGAAAPMDAQRFSIITNTGSNVSRETSVGEKRKYDALELDRESAVEEEEVVLLRANFEEFMCRLRHKACIENVRTRLDDGASIVLRAMLEAVRSLEKRVKTEKSVPLSLNTIFEEVMNSEEGRGMTLDRVRASLVQLGCSSSARGTDESYSIDLKKIVELAQNDEVESIVLKRYGRNAYKMFRLLSKTGCLVETEKISDTTFVEKKEAPKMLFKLWSDGYLHMEKITVAAARQSQFLLWKVNKPSLQEHVLDEMFHAALNLSKRVAYEREKEKELINLPADKQVMSREERHKRRRNVAFVLESSLRELDDAVMLFHDFEEPSLLKA, encoded by the exons ATGGTGACCCAGTACGGCATCAAGTTGGGCGTACACCTCATGACCAACCAGTTCGGCAACATCGTTGCG AAAGTTTGTGAGAGTCTTCTTCGAAGAGGACCCCTCACCCTTCAACTCATAGTTCGGTTCACGGAGCTCACCCCACAACAGGTCAAGAGCTCCCTACTCATCTTGATCCAACACAACTGCGTTCAAGCTTTCTCTCTCGAGCAACAAG ATGGTTTAGAAGATGGGCCAAAAGCTAATACCCAGTACTTGGCGTTGTTTAATAACATACTTCATCGCATGAGGTTTTCCAAATTCTTGAAGATTGTTTCTAGTGAATTTGATGAA TGTAAAGAACTTCTTGAGGGTTTGCTTCAGCATGGGAGGCTTACACTGAAGCAAATggtagaaagagagagagagaaatcaagTAAAAAAGATG GAAATTGTGAAGATATTGTACAAGAAAACCTTCTTAAACTTTTGGCTGCCCGTTATGTTGAACGCTGCCCAATCCATGAACCAGTTCTTGCTACACCAGTTAAAGATGAAACTACTGCCAAGAGGCGAGGTGCTAAGTCTTCTAAG AGAAATGAAGAATCTGAGACAATCGAACAACGTGTTCTAGGAGCAGCAGCTCCTATGGATGCTCAAAGATTTTCAATTATAACAAATACTGGATCTAATGTCAGCAGAGAAACAAGTGTTGGAGAAAAG CGCAAATATGACGCTTTGGAGTTAGATAGAGAATCGGCAGTTGAAGAGGAGGAAGTAGTTCTTTTGCGTGCCAATTTTGAGGAATTTATGTGTCGTCTTAGGCATAAG GCTTGCATTGAGAATGTGAGAACACGCCTGGATGATGGAGCTTCAATTGTCTTAAGAGCAATGCTGGAGGCAGTGAGAAGTTTAGAGAAAAGAGTGAAAACAGAGAAGTCTG TTCCCTTGTCACTGAATACCATTTTTGAAGAGGTAATGAACAGTGAAGAAGGGCGTGGTATGACCTTAGACCGTGTCAGAGCTTCCCTTGTCCAGTTGGGTTGTTCATCCTCTGCAAGAGGGACAGATGAGTCATATAGTATTG atttgaagaaaattgtcgAATTAGCACAGAATGATGAG GTGGAGTCAATTGTGTTGAAAAGATATGGAAGGAACGCTTATAAAATGTTCAGATTACTGTCAAAAACTGGTTGCCTCGTTGAGACCGAGAAG atttcAGATACCACATTTGTTGAAAAGAAGGAAGCACCCAAGATGCTTTTTAAGCTGTGGAGTGATGGGTACTTGCATATGGAG AAAATAACTGTTGCGGCAGCTAGACAATCACAATTCTTGTTGTGGAAAGTTAATAAACCCTCTCTACAGGAACATGTACTAGACGAGATGTTCCATGCTGCTTTAAACTTGAGTAAACGAGTGGCATATGAGcgtgaaaaggaaaaagag CTTATAAACCTCCCAGCAGACAAACAAGTTATGTCACGAGAGGAAAGACATAAGCGACGAAGAAACGTGGCGTTCGTCCTGGAATCATCGCTGCGTGAGCTTGACGATGCTGTCATGCTTTTCCATGATTTTGAAGAACCATCACTGCTGAAAGCTTGA
- the LOC132180389 gene encoding uncharacterized protein LOC132180389 isoform X2: protein MVTQYGIKLGVHLMTNQFGNIVAKVCESLLRRGPLTLQLIVRFTELTPQQVKSSLLILIQHNCVQAFSLEQQDGLEDGPKANTQYLALFNNILHRMRFSKFLKIVSSEFDECKELLEGLLQHGRLTLKQMVEREREKSSKKDGNCEDIVQENLLKLLAARYVERCPIHEPVLATPVKDETTAKRRGAKSSKRNEESETIEQRVLGAAAPMDAQRFSIITNTGSNVSRETSVGEKRKYDALELDRESAVEEEEVVLLRANFEEFMCRLRHKACIENVRTRLDDGASIVLRAMLEAVRSLEKRVKTEKSVPLSLNTIFEEVMNSEEGRGMTLDRVRASLVQLGCSSSARGTDESYSIDLKKIVELAQNDEVESIVLKRYGRNAYKMFRLLSKTGCLVETEKISDTTFVEKKEAPKMLFKLWSDGYLHMEDFSS from the exons ATGGTGACCCAGTACGGCATCAAGTTGGGCGTACACCTCATGACCAACCAGTTCGGCAACATCGTTGCG AAAGTTTGTGAGAGTCTTCTTCGAAGAGGACCCCTCACCCTTCAACTCATAGTTCGGTTCACGGAGCTCACCCCACAACAGGTCAAGAGCTCCCTACTCATCTTGATCCAACACAACTGCGTTCAAGCTTTCTCTCTCGAGCAACAAG ATGGTTTAGAAGATGGGCCAAAAGCTAATACCCAGTACTTGGCGTTGTTTAATAACATACTTCATCGCATGAGGTTTTCCAAATTCTTGAAGATTGTTTCTAGTGAATTTGATGAA TGTAAAGAACTTCTTGAGGGTTTGCTTCAGCATGGGAGGCTTACACTGAAGCAAATggtagaaagagagagagagaaatcaagTAAAAAAGATG GAAATTGTGAAGATATTGTACAAGAAAACCTTCTTAAACTTTTGGCTGCCCGTTATGTTGAACGCTGCCCAATCCATGAACCAGTTCTTGCTACACCAGTTAAAGATGAAACTACTGCCAAGAGGCGAGGTGCTAAGTCTTCTAAG AGAAATGAAGAATCTGAGACAATCGAACAACGTGTTCTAGGAGCAGCAGCTCCTATGGATGCTCAAAGATTTTCAATTATAACAAATACTGGATCTAATGTCAGCAGAGAAACAAGTGTTGGAGAAAAG CGCAAATATGACGCTTTGGAGTTAGATAGAGAATCGGCAGTTGAAGAGGAGGAAGTAGTTCTTTTGCGTGCCAATTTTGAGGAATTTATGTGTCGTCTTAGGCATAAG GCTTGCATTGAGAATGTGAGAACACGCCTGGATGATGGAGCTTCAATTGTCTTAAGAGCAATGCTGGAGGCAGTGAGAAGTTTAGAGAAAAGAGTGAAAACAGAGAAGTCTG TTCCCTTGTCACTGAATACCATTTTTGAAGAGGTAATGAACAGTGAAGAAGGGCGTGGTATGACCTTAGACCGTGTCAGAGCTTCCCTTGTCCAGTTGGGTTGTTCATCCTCTGCAAGAGGGACAGATGAGTCATATAGTATTG atttgaagaaaattgtcgAATTAGCACAGAATGATGAG GTGGAGTCAATTGTGTTGAAAAGATATGGAAGGAACGCTTATAAAATGTTCAGATTACTGTCAAAAACTGGTTGCCTCGTTGAGACCGAGAAG atttcAGATACCACATTTGTTGAAAAGAAGGAAGCACCCAAGATGCTTTTTAAGCTGTGGAGTGATGGGTACTTGCATATGGAG GATTTCTCCAGCTGA